One genomic region from Nitrospinota bacterium encodes:
- a CDS encoding AAA family ATPase — translation MKVKETRATPEIRLNNYGATSASDLDDKMEENYRRLYVKYNKYMNDVDCAPSSAKSKIIGDINSSLSKCLSLEISSIGSIEASQGTLYFKKTDHPTEFEFNVLSSGEKEVVDILLDLYLRREEYSETIFLLDEPELHINTSIQKNLLIEIDRLVGEDCQIWITTHSIGFLRALQDELKGKCQVIQFHDDQELASKPCTLTPMKTSRVAWKDIFEIALDDLASLVCPKVIVYCEGRDAPAAGGMERGLDAQVYNKIFSDSHHDTLFVSSGGNTELDQRSEIAISIISKVISELEILVLKDRDMASGKKTTEMDRLQYLKNNPKNHRVLKRWEIENYLYDKEVLVNYCSKNSLVFDGKSYDALVTDIENQNLKDATGKIKNICGLKTSINPETFKLNLSEYVTKNMKVFNDLQSSIFD, via the coding sequence TTGAAGGTTAAGGAAACAAGAGCGACTCCAGAAATAAGGTTGAATAATTATGGCGCAACCTCTGCTTCTGATCTTGACGATAAAATGGAAGAGAACTACCGTCGACTTTATGTAAAGTACAATAAATATATGAATGATGTAGATTGCGCCCCGAGCTCTGCGAAATCAAAAATAATCGGTGATATTAATTCATCCTTAAGCAAATGCCTATCATTGGAAATTTCTAGTATTGGCAGTATTGAAGCTTCCCAGGGCACCTTGTACTTTAAAAAAACTGATCACCCCACAGAATTCGAATTCAATGTTCTTTCTTCAGGAGAAAAAGAGGTAGTGGATATATTGTTAGATCTTTACTTAAGACGGGAAGAGTATAGTGAGACAATATTTTTATTGGATGAACCTGAGCTACATATTAATACGAGCATCCAGAAAAACCTGCTAATTGAAATTGACCGTTTAGTAGGTGAGGACTGTCAAATTTGGATTACTACTCATAGCATAGGGTTCTTACGCGCACTGCAAGATGAGTTAAAAGGTAAGTGTCAGGTTATTCAGTTTCATGATGACCAAGAACTTGCCTCAAAGCCATGTACATTAACTCCAATGAAAACATCAAGAGTAGCATGGAAAGATATTTTTGAAATAGCACTTGATGACCTAGCCAGTCTCGTATGTCCTAAGGTGATCGTATATTGCGAGGGGAGAGATGCACCTGCTGCTGGCGGGATGGAGAGAGGATTGGATGCTCAAGTATATAATAAGATATTTTCTGATTCACATCATGACACTTTATTTGTATCTAGTGGAGGGAATACAGAGCTTGACCAACGAAGTGAAATAGCTATTTCTATTATTAGCAAAGTGATTTCTGAGTTAGAGATACTTGTTCTAAAAGATAGAGATATGGCGTCAGGGAAAAAGACGACCGAGATGGATAGGCTTCAATACCTTAAAAACAATCCTAAAAACCATAGAGTTCTAAAAAGGTGGGAAATTGAAAACTACCTGTACGATAAAGAAGTTCTTGTTAACTACTGTAGTAAAAACAGCCTAGTTTTTGACGGAAAGTCTTATGATGCGCTGGTAACTGACATTGAAAACCAAAATTTAAAGGATGCAACGGGGAAAATTAAAAATATTTGTGGCCTTAAAACAAGCATTAACCCTGAAACATTTAAGCTCAACCTTTCAGAATACGTTACAAAAAATATGAAAGTGTTTAATGATTTACAATCGTCTATTTTTGATTAG
- a CDS encoding AAA family ATPase — protein MKIKKLRLKNGYKRFFDLTIDLGTPKRVVALVGPNGCGKSSVLDGILFHHNAHGCIGSKGNKDHNYHSMNQTTNYDYTNVEIEFDTGNYQTVRNLKAAKGKENTLFSFRSPYR, from the coding sequence ATGAAGATTAAGAAATTACGATTGAAAAATGGCTACAAAAGGTTTTTTGATTTGACGATCGACCTTGGCACCCCTAAGCGAGTTGTTGCACTTGTCGGACCAAATGGTTGCGGAAAGAGTAGTGTGCTTGATGGAATATTATTTCACCATAATGCGCATGGATGTATTGGAAGCAAAGGTAATAAAGATCATAATTACCATTCTATGAATCAAACTACCAATTACGACTACACAAATGTAGAGATTGAGTTTGATACCGGTAATTATCAGACTGTCAGGAATTTGAAGGCGGCAAAGGGGAAAGAAAATACACTTTTTTCATTTCGTAGTCCCTATCGGTAA